One Siniperca chuatsi isolate FFG_IHB_CAS linkage group LG5, ASM2008510v1, whole genome shotgun sequence DNA window includes the following coding sequences:
- the abcb9 gene encoding ATP-binding cassette sub-family B member 9, whose amino-acid sequence MGIKVAVSCTVLYILLDVVVTTVLYTHGSHLSIFKKDALNYNILQSALDLWGTVLLRASLLLGASIGVSWNREDGPQRVAKVTTLIVLICLIVITYTLAKMLMLTELGPLTHQPWFLSLICWTCASSLGVMLLWMLLGKESNSASCHNSSSGGEGASDDTEKLVETAGEEEQEVGCERKKKEEEGKQEKKTSSGATLGRLLNYCRKDGGLLSVAILFLLISAVCEAFIPYYYGKAIDSIVVHQSLEYFAKPVITLSILAFASSIAMGVRGGVFTLTFARLNLRLRNHLFRTLMRQEIAFFDENHTGDIISRLSADTTQVSDLISQNINIFLRSIIKGAGFFIFMFGMSWKLTLVTIMGFPFIALVSKGYGEYYKKLTKEVQTTLAEANKVAEETISAMRTVRSFANECGEADSYYAKLLFMFQLNKKQALAYACYMWSSCISELALEVAILYYGGHLVVSGQMSSGALISFFIYMLEIGECLESIASVYTGLMQGVGAAEKVFEYLDRKPKHTADGTEAPDTCTGLVEFKDITFAYPTRPELDILKGVSFTLRPGEVTALVGPSGSGKSSCVSLLENFYLPQQGQVLLDGKPVHTVQHDYLHSKVALVGQEPVLFARTVEENITYGLTDIPMEAVKQAATKANAHDFITTLPKGYETSVGEKGAQLSGGQKQRVAIARALIRNPRVLILDEATSALDAESEHIVQQALNNIMQEHTVLVIAHRLSTVEKADNIIVIDRGRVAEQGSHSQLMASGGLYYKLVQRQVLGIETGAEVLNPAEKLSWKSDGGRPRRRQSSSSASESECNVQY is encoded by the exons ATGGGCATCAAAGTAGCTGTGAGCTGCACTGTGCTGTACATCCTACTGGATGTGGTTGTCACCACTGTTCTATACACACACGGATCACACTTGAGCATATTCAAAAAGGATGCCCTGAACTACAACATCCTCCAGTCAGCGTTGGACCTCTGGGGGACTGTACTGCTTAGAGCCTCCCTGCTGCTGGGAGCCTCCATAGGGGTGTCATGGAATAGAGAAGATGGCCCACAGAGGGTTGCTAAAGTCACCACCCTCATTGTCCTAATCTGCCTGATCGTCATCACCTACACCCTGGCCAAGATGCTGATGCTGACCGAGCTGGGCCCTCTGACCCACCAGCCCTGGTTCCTGAGCCTGATATGCTGGACTTGTGCCTCCTCTCTGGGTGTCATGCTGCTCTGGATGCTGCTGGGGAAGGAGTCCAACTCGGCGAGCtgtcacaacagcagcagtggaggagaaGGGGCCTCTGATGACACTGAAAAGCTGGTGGAGACAGCTggtgaggaggagcaggaggtggggtgtgagagaaagaagaaggaggaggagggaaagcaggagaagaagaCCAGCTCTGGGGCTACACTGGGACGTCTGCTGAATTACTGCAGAAAGGATGGTGGGCTGCTGTCTGTAgccatcctcttcctcctcatctctgctgtgt GTGAGGCCTTCATACCTTACTACTATGGGAAAGCAATAGACAGCATTGTGGTTCACCAGAGCTTGGAGTACTTCGCTAAGCCTGTGATCACACTGTCAATACTGGCCTTTGCCAG TTCAATTGCAATGGGAGTACGTGGAGGAGTCTTCACCCTGACTTTTGCGAGATTAAATCTGCGGCTCAGGAACCATCTCTTCAGAACCCTGATGAGGCAGGAAATTGCCTTTTTTGATGAAAACCATACAG GTGACATCATTTCGCGTCTGTCAGCTGACACCACCCAGGTGAGTGACCTCATCTCCCAGAATATCAACATCTTCCTGCGGAGCATCATCAAGGGCGCTGGCTTCTTCATCTTCATGTTTGGGATGTCCTGGAAGCTCACACTAGTGACCATCATGGGATTCCCTTTCATCGCCCTCGTCTCTAAAGGTTATGGCGAATACTACAAG aaaTTAACCAAAGAGGTGCAAACAACCCTTGCAGAGGCCAATAAAGTTGCAGAAGAAACCATTTCAGCCATGAGGACAGTACGGAGCTTTGCCAATGAGTGTGGGGAGGCCGACTCCTACTACGCCAAGCTTTTGTTCATGTTCCAGctcaacaaaaaacaagccCTGGCCTATGCTTGCTACATGTGGTCCAGTTGT atcTCAGAGCTTGCTTTAGAGGTTGCTATCCTCTACTATGGCGGCCACCTTGTAGTAAGCGGTCAGATGAGTAGTGGTGCCTTGATATCTTTTTTCATATACATGCTCGAAATTGGAGAATGTCTTGAG AGTATAGCATCGGTGTACACGGGCCTCATGCAGGGAGTTGGAGCTGCTGAGAAGGTTTTCGAGTACCTGGACAGGAaacccaaacacacagctgatggCACAGAGGCTCCCGACACATGCACTGGCCTGGTCGAATTTAAAGACATCACGTTTGCCTACCCAACGCGCCCTGAGCTTGATATTCTAAAG GGAGTGTCATTCACCCTGCGGCCTGGGGAGGTGACCGCCCTTGTGGGACCTTCGGGCAGTGGAAAGAGCTCCTGTGTGAGTCTGCTGGAAAACTTCTACCTTCCTCAGCAAGGCCAAGTGCTGCTGGATGGGAAGCCAGTTCACACCGTCCAGCACGACTACCTCCACTCCAAG GTAGCTCTTGTGGGCCAAGAGCCTGTGCTGTTTGCCCGGACGGTTGAGGAGAACATCACCTATGGCCTGACTGACATCCCCATGGAGGCTGTGAAGCAGGCTGCCACCAAGGCTAATGCTCACGATTTTATCACCACCCTCCCTAAAGGCTACGAGACAA GTGTTGGAGAGAAAGGCGCCCAGTTGTCAGGGGGGCAGAAACAGAGGGTGGCCATTGCAAGAGCGCTCATCCGCAACCCTCGTGTTCTTATCCTGGACGAGGCGACCAGCGCCCTGGATGCAGAGAGTGAACACATC GTTCAGCAGGCCCTGAACAACATCATGCAGGAGCACACTGTGTTGGTGATCGCCCATAGGCTCAGCACAGTAGAGAAGGCAGACAACATCATCGTGATCGACAGGGGCCGTGTGGCCGAACAGGGGTCTCACAGTCAGCTCATGGCCAGCGGGGGGCTGTACTACAAGCTGGTGCAGAGGCAGGTCCTGGGAATCGAGACAGGGGCGGAGGTCCTGAACCCAGCCGAAAAACTCAGCTGGAAGTCTGATGGTGGAAGGCCGCGGAGaagacaaagcagcagcagcgccaGTGAGTCTGAGTGCAATGTGCAATACTGA
- the zgc:113436 gene encoding uncharacterized protein zgc:113436 — protein sequence MLSVESLQVAEEEVVESSSNKLGDIYTFVAKGCFPQTMNPLRKKNLKRYAQKFIIDEGKLYYVGPKKEEKREVVIEAERKRQIFLDCHFNDIGHHLGQKKTVNRIQSKYYWLGIIKDVVDWIKVCETCQHTERNKNLARTVRPIKVDAPWDIVGIDIIGPFPETRQGSTNVTVLIDYFSKWPEAFPVQKTDALSVARCISKCIYRFGAPKTIVCTQNADFCDEVTKLLCDRWSIVQKVSRLDQTQLNPLHDCTSPLLKEAIVQMVTEKQAEWDDFLDPVLFLFRTSTNPTTKFTPYSLMFNRKANLPNETALSPLNYDDQEQDTYSTKEKASTYMTIMQEQQNSVKQLVIANMNAAYKQEKKKNAKRRTHNMPSMTFKMADPLFGAGDSPSPKKLKESLYLSFPVETVLATEQSSSEDIKTELAYHLAESNVH from the exons ATGTTAAGCGTGGAGTCGTTGCAAGTggctgaggaggaggtggttGAATCCAGTTCCAATAAACTCGGTGACATTTACACTTTTGTGGCTAAAGGCTGCTTTCCTCAGACGATGAATCCTTTACGAAAGAAGAATCTCAAAAGATACGCCCAGAAATTTATCATTGATG AGGGCAAGCTGTACTATGTGGGACccaagaaagaagagaagagggaagTGGTGATAGAGgctgagaggaagaggcagatTTTTCTCGACTGCCACTTCAATGACATCGGCCATCACCTGGGCCAAAAGAAGACTGTCAACAGGATCCAGAGCAAATACTACTGGCTGGGGATCATCAAGGACGTAGTGGATTGG ATTAAAGTATGTGAGACCTGTCAGCACACAGAGAGGAATAAAAACCTGGCAAGGACTGTCCGGCCTATAAAAGTGGACGCACCATGGGATATTGTTGGGATTGACATTATAG GGCCTTTTCCAGAGACCCGGCAAGGCAGCACTAATGTTACAGTCCTCATTGATTACTTTAGTAAATGGCCAGAAGCTTTTCCAGTGCAAAAGACAGATGCTCTCTCTGTTGCGAGATGTATTTCCAAATGCATATACAG GTTTGGTGCCCCTAAAACAATAGTGTGCACGCAGAATGCTGACTTCTGTGATGAG GTGACAAAGCTGCTGTGCGACAGGTGGAGCATCGTGCAGAAGGTTTCTCGTCTGGATCAAACTCAGCTCAACCCGCTCCACGACTGCACAAGTCCTTTACTGAAGGAAGCCATTGTGCAGATGGTAACGGAGAAGCAGGCTGAATGGGACGACTTCCTGGACCCCGTCCTGTTTCTGTTTAGGACATCCACCAACCCTACGACCAAGTTCACCCCTTACTCCCTCATGTTCAACAGGAAAGCTAATTTACCAAACGAG ACTGCATTGAGCCCGCTGAATTATGATGACCAAGAGCAGGACACGTATTCCACAAAGGAGAAGGCCTCGACATACATGACCATAATGCAGGAGCAGCAGAACTCTGTGAAGCAGCTG GTGATAGCCAATATGAACGCAGCCTAcaaacaagagaagaagaagaacgcCAAACGCAGGACACATAACATGCCCTCGATGACCTTTAAAATGGCAGATCCTCTGTTTGGTGCAGGAGACTCACCCTCCCCGAAAAAACTGAAAGAGAGTTTATATTTGTCTTTTCCTGTCGAGACGGTGCTGGCCACCGAGCAAAGCAGCTCAGAAGACATAAAGACGGAGTTAGCGTATCACTTAGCTGAGTCCAACGTCCACTGA